From the genome of Colwellia psychrerythraea 34H, one region includes:
- a CDS encoding DUF1800 domain-containing protein has product MATTSMIAVNRFGYGAKPNELILVAQSPKEWLIKQLSQSPPVAFNYSLPSSSDIFIQLHGYRKNKKVAKKIAQELAGKDFDKQMSMEGVVTKKARNPAHKLLNQLSSDAIDQAIRSDHSLNWRLLDFFSNHFSVSASGPVMTAIAPTLEREAIAPNLLGNFEDLLLSVCQHPAMLIYLNNERSFGTNSQINKNGRGKKKVGLNENLAREILELHTLGVNGGYQQQDVTALAKGITGWSVARIGRDEGSGFLYRANGHEPGSFTLLGKSYKKSRKNAKQGEMMLRDLANHPATARHISFKLAYHFISEQPPESLINKMVKRWLATKGNIREVMITLINAEESWHADSQKFKTPREFVISSLRSIGDNKKLNLRQLMKSLSALGQKPFSAGSPAGFSDSGNDWNGGSAIMARINWSAALSSKLSFKHTVNVETIMSNSFGKNISELSYNTILRAESKEQAMTLLLMSPEFQRR; this is encoded by the coding sequence ATGGCTACTACTAGTATGATCGCGGTTAATAGGTTTGGTTATGGTGCCAAACCGAATGAATTAATTTTAGTGGCCCAGTCGCCAAAAGAATGGTTGATTAAACAACTATCTCAATCTCCTCCAGTAGCATTTAATTATTCCTTACCAAGCTCTAGTGATATTTTCATCCAATTACATGGTTATCGTAAAAACAAGAAAGTCGCTAAAAAAATAGCCCAAGAACTTGCTGGGAAGGATTTTGATAAACAAATGTCCATGGAAGGTGTTGTTACTAAGAAAGCTAGAAATCCAGCTCATAAATTGTTAAACCAACTCTCATCAGATGCAATTGACCAAGCGATTCGATCTGATCATAGCCTTAATTGGCGTTTGCTCGATTTTTTCTCTAACCATTTTAGTGTCAGCGCTTCAGGTCCTGTAATGACAGCTATTGCACCAACATTAGAACGAGAAGCTATTGCGCCGAACTTACTGGGTAACTTTGAAGATTTGTTGCTAAGTGTATGCCAACATCCAGCCATGTTAATTTATTTGAATAATGAAAGATCGTTTGGTACCAACTCTCAAATTAATAAAAATGGCAGAGGCAAGAAAAAGGTAGGTCTTAATGAAAATTTAGCCCGTGAAATTCTTGAACTCCACACATTAGGTGTTAATGGTGGTTATCAGCAACAAGATGTTACTGCCCTAGCAAAGGGTATTACCGGTTGGAGTGTTGCTAGAATCGGGCGTGATGAAGGTAGCGGTTTTTTATATCGAGCTAATGGTCATGAACCAGGAAGTTTTACCTTGCTTGGTAAAAGCTATAAAAAGAGCAGGAAAAACGCGAAACAAGGTGAAATGATGTTACGAGATTTAGCTAATCATCCAGCCACTGCTCGACATATTAGTTTTAAATTAGCGTATCATTTCATTTCTGAACAACCTCCAGAATCATTAATTAATAAAATGGTCAAACGTTGGCTTGCAACAAAAGGCAATATTAGGGAGGTAATGATTACGTTAATTAATGCTGAAGAGTCATGGCATGCCGATAGTCAAAAATTTAAAACCCCAAGAGAGTTTGTTATCTCATCGCTAAGATCCATAGGGGATAATAAAAAGTTGAATCTACGTCAGTTGATGAAATCGTTATCAGCATTAGGACAAAAGCCCTTTAGTGCAGGATCTCCCGCAGGCTTTAGTGACAGTGGTAATGATTGGAATGGTGGCAGTGCCATAATGGCTAGAATTAATTGGTCAGCAGCACTATCTTCCAAATTATCTTTTAAACACACAGTAAATGTGGAGACTATAATGAGCAATTCTTTTGGTAAAAACATCAGCGAATTGTCGTATAACACAATATTGCGTGCAGAAAGTAAAGAGCAAGCAATGACCTTGCTTTTGATGAGCCCAGAGTTTCAAAGGAGATAG
- a CDS encoding DUF1501 domain-containing protein, with the protein MQRRQFIKSMAATLVLFKTPNAVAKALSATSPKSGNKKIIWVVLRGAMDSLHTLVPTFDTELSVLRPKLLASIKDDLLMLDNGFALHPSLSNLHQWYKKGELLPITAVSSGYAKRSHFDGQDYLESGLTNIDHDTGWLGRAVNMKEKQALAIANSTPISLRSSEASTWYPSQLKEADEDVYQALMKMYQNDELLINRLEDGLAVKEMADTMVGDRALNIKKKGQFIELSKSCANLMMGNNGVDCAMLELGGWDTHNNQATRLSRQLKALDQGLKALKDGLKDQWQDTVVVVATEFGRTVKENGTGGTDHGTASAMFIAGGSVNGGKVLGNWPGLKNNQLFEQRDLMPTSNTFSWLATVVSQQWSLSDNQLKAVFPHVDKRTVKLFVG; encoded by the coding sequence ATGCAACGTCGTCAATTTATCAAATCTATGGCTGCCACTTTAGTTCTATTTAAAACACCAAATGCTGTTGCTAAGGCATTATCTGCTACTTCACCGAAATCCGGGAATAAAAAAATTATTTGGGTTGTATTAAGGGGGGCGATGGATTCATTACATACCCTAGTGCCCACTTTTGATACTGAATTATCGGTATTAAGACCCAAATTGCTCGCGAGTATTAAAGATGATTTATTGATGTTAGATAATGGTTTTGCGCTACATCCAAGTTTAAGTAACCTGCACCAGTGGTATAAAAAGGGTGAGTTACTGCCGATTACCGCGGTTTCTTCGGGGTATGCCAAGCGCTCTCATTTTGATGGACAAGATTATTTAGAATCAGGCTTGACTAATATTGACCATGATACTGGCTGGTTAGGCCGAGCCGTTAATATGAAGGAAAAGCAAGCGTTGGCTATAGCTAATTCAACGCCAATTAGCTTGAGAAGCAGCGAAGCGAGTACTTGGTATCCGTCTCAGTTAAAAGAGGCGGATGAGGATGTGTATCAAGCCTTAATGAAAATGTATCAAAATGATGAGTTATTAATTAATAGGCTTGAAGATGGTTTAGCAGTAAAAGAGATGGCCGATACCATGGTAGGTGACAGAGCACTTAACATTAAGAAAAAAGGACAATTCATTGAGTTATCCAAATCCTGTGCAAATTTAATGATGGGCAATAATGGTGTAGATTGTGCGATGTTAGAATTGGGAGGCTGGGATACACATAATAACCAAGCAACCCGTTTGTCTCGGCAACTTAAAGCGCTTGATCAAGGATTAAAAGCTTTAAAAGACGGATTAAAAGATCAGTGGCAAGATACCGTTGTTGTTGTTGCGACAGAATTTGGCAGAACAGTAAAAGAAAATGGAACAGGTGGAACGGATCACGGAACAGCAAGCGCAATGTTTATTGCTGGTGGCTCAGTTAATGGTGGTAAAGTCTTGGGAAATTGGCCTGGACTGAAAAATAACCAACTATTTGAGCAACGTGATTTAATGCCAACTAGCAATACCTTCTCTTGGCTAGCAACAGTTGTGTCCCAACAATGGTCGTTGAGTGACAATCAGTTAAAAGCTGTATTTCCTCACGTTGACAAAAGAACTGTTAAGTTGTTTGTGGGCTAA
- a CDS encoding DUF4760 domain-containing protein, translating to MKTKINKEFAEAISSWLTIATVLTAGFYGVWEYLDHKSTVRVERSLAYVESYRSGYVSKSKLALNQLLADNEETLIAILKDEHLSDTERDTRYRSHILTMVSPALNRQNLEISFSFYEEIAICAERELCDANIIRSFFTADVTGFFNSYAPHVCSLRKQWNNDFVYKKIESFFISPKSDICQSL from the coding sequence ATGAAAACAAAGATTAACAAGGAATTTGCTGAAGCAATTAGTTCATGGTTAACCATTGCAACGGTGTTAACGGCTGGTTTTTACGGTGTCTGGGAATATCTAGATCATAAATCAACCGTCAGGGTTGAACGATCTCTAGCTTATGTTGAGAGTTATAGAAGTGGCTATGTTTCAAAATCGAAATTAGCATTAAATCAGCTTCTAGCTGACAATGAAGAGACCCTGATAGCAATTTTGAAGGATGAACACTTAAGTGACACCGAACGAGATACGCGCTATCGCTCGCATATATTAACAATGGTAAGCCCCGCTTTAAATAGACAAAATCTTGAAATATCCTTTTCTTTTTATGAAGAAATAGCGATTTGCGCCGAACGAGAGCTTTGTGATGCAAATATTATCAGGAGCTTTTTTACCGCTGATGTTACGGGATTTTTTAACTCATATGCTCCACATGTGTGCTCGCTTCGAAAACAATGGAATAATGATTTCGTTTATAAAAAAATAGAATCGTTTTTTATAAGTCCAAAAAGCGACATATGTCAGTCATTATAA
- a CDS encoding diguanylate cyclase — MRFLSRLINTSRLSRVLLIRILLFSGLFTVIITAIQLSLNHQKYTDELQQKSQELIELSTPSLTLALWDLMENSALVFSEGMMRSGYYKSILIKNETKKDIAFLGQIDKNADKQTFNLIAEVEKRPVIIGTIEYQIDTDQVKQKTIDEFIIILISQFIKTFFVSIFILFIIHKLVIRHLNDISNWLESFKPESSFSPLTLVADKDSSNEMVKLKSAISEMGQQVHKHTTGLEKIVTERTAELEKLAYTDSLTGVANRCAFLQVSNEELSRSRRLSYDVCVMMLDLDHFKVINDTYGHDAGDKVLKQVSEAMNNCLRKEDTLGRIGGEEFAIIAPGVDKGGMHKLASRLQQSIALLDFSFLPENKNITVSIGYTKVSNDEDFKEALKRADKYLYSAKNSGRNTFITDKGFVPSIVS, encoded by the coding sequence GTGAGATTTCTATCGAGGTTAATAAATACCAGTCGATTATCAAGAGTATTATTGATTCGAATATTGTTATTTAGTGGATTATTTACCGTAATAATTACCGCTATCCAGTTGTCATTAAATCATCAAAAATATACAGATGAATTACAACAAAAATCTCAAGAATTGATTGAATTAAGTACACCTTCTTTGACTCTAGCTCTCTGGGATTTAATGGAAAATAGCGCTCTTGTTTTTAGTGAAGGGATGATGCGGTCAGGATATTATAAATCTATATTGATCAAGAATGAGACAAAGAAGGATATCGCCTTTTTAGGTCAAATAGACAAAAATGCTGATAAACAGACGTTCAACTTAATAGCTGAAGTAGAGAAAAGGCCTGTAATAATAGGCACTATTGAGTATCAAATTGATACTGATCAAGTAAAACAAAAAACCATTGATGAGTTCATTATCATTCTTATCTCTCAGTTTATTAAGACCTTTTTTGTTTCCATTTTTATCCTTTTCATCATCCATAAATTGGTAATTCGTCATTTGAATGACATATCTAACTGGCTAGAGAGTTTTAAGCCAGAATCATCATTCAGTCCGCTTACTTTGGTGGCTGACAAAGATAGTAGTAACGAGATGGTTAAGCTTAAATCAGCTATTAGTGAGATGGGGCAACAGGTGCATAAGCACACCACAGGATTAGAAAAGATTGTAACTGAGCGTACAGCTGAATTAGAAAAACTTGCTTATACTGACAGCCTAACAGGTGTTGCTAATAGATGTGCTTTCCTCCAAGTATCAAATGAAGAACTAAGTCGATCACGGCGGTTATCTTATGATGTCTGTGTGATGATGTTAGATTTAGACCATTTTAAAGTAATCAACGATACCTATGGTCACGATGCTGGAGATAAAGTGCTTAAACAAGTATCCGAAGCAATGAATAATTGCTTGCGAAAAGAAGACACATTAGGGCGAATAGGTGGTGAAGAGTTTGCCATCATTGCGCCTGGTGTTGATAAGGGAGGAATGCACAAGCTAGCTTCACGATTACAACAATCTATCGCATTACTTGATTTTTCATTTCTACCTGAAAATAAAAATATTACCGTAAGTATTGGTTATACCAAAGTCAGTAATGATGAAGACTTTAAAGAAGCTTTAAAAAGAGCTGATAAGTATTTATATTCCGCAAAAAATTCTGGCCGCAATACCTTCATAACAGATAAGGGGTTTGTACCTAGCATTGTGAGTTAA
- a CDS encoding caspase family protein: protein MKKTYICCSVIILWSLAISPAFTFEEAVPRYALIIGNANYQYTPLKNPINDAKAMAKKLRSLRYDVTELHDQNPQQMQEALEHFYESIKEDNAISLFYFSGHGVQANNINYLLPVNSNIASFDTLTSKALSTNKVLSELKKSKSHQHIIILDACRNNPFKVLLNNEGVVRSAVIEGNIAEHNGLAAVKAPAGTLIAYATEPGKAAFDGSGKNGTYTSALLSYIGKSETAEELFKKVRQQVLSKTNNKQLPWEHSSLTEKFYFSPPANEEVPDIPNF, encoded by the coding sequence ATGAAAAAAACATATATATGCTGTTCAGTTATTATCTTATGGTCTTTGGCTATATCACCCGCGTTTACCTTTGAAGAAGCGGTACCAAGGTACGCTCTAATTATTGGTAATGCTAATTATCAATATACACCTCTTAAAAATCCCATTAACGACGCAAAAGCCATGGCAAAAAAGTTAAGGTCGCTTCGATATGATGTTACAGAACTGCACGATCAAAACCCTCAACAGATGCAAGAAGCACTCGAACATTTTTATGAGTCGATAAAAGAGGATAATGCCATAAGCCTCTTTTACTTTTCCGGTCATGGTGTACAAGCAAATAATATCAACTATCTGTTACCCGTAAATTCAAATATTGCCTCTTTTGATACACTCACTTCAAAGGCACTTTCAACGAATAAAGTTTTGAGTGAGTTGAAAAAATCGAAAAGTCATCAACATATAATTATTTTAGATGCTTGCCGTAATAATCCATTTAAAGTTTTACTGAATAATGAAGGCGTTGTTCGTAGTGCAGTGATTGAAGGTAACATAGCTGAACATAATGGTTTAGCCGCAGTAAAAGCCCCAGCAGGAACCTTAATTGCTTACGCTACGGAACCAGGTAAAGCGGCTTTTGACGGTAGCGGAAAAAATGGTACTTATACTTCAGCTTTACTTAGTTATATTGGTAAGTCTGAAACCGCTGAAGAGCTATTTAAAAAAGTACGGCAACAGGTTTTATCAAAAACAAATAACAAACAGCTTCCGTGGGAACATTCTTCTCTTACAGAAAAATTCTATTTTAGTCCTCCTGCTAATGAAGAGGTCCCCGACATCCCTAACTTTTAA
- a CDS encoding endonuclease, producing the protein MCIHDFIYKLIYSKRQLELFKQWDNQDPISAQERAHNLRVIKAQGFGLNQ; encoded by the coding sequence ATGTGCATCCATGATTTTATCTACAAACTGATTTACTCCAAAAGGCAACTTGAATTATTCAAGCAATGGGATAATCAAGATCCAATTTCTGCACAAGAAAGGGCACATAACTTGCGAGTTATTAAAGCGCAAGGCTTTGGACTAAATCAATAA
- the fucP gene encoding L-fucose:H+ symporter permease, whose amino-acid sequence MAVSGSADLSQFKAQSDSGQSYNFTLVVLTSLFFMWGFIACLNDILIPHLKNVFSLNYTQAMLIQFCFFSAYFIVSMPAAALIKKVGYKFGIVSGLSIAGIGCVLFYPAAGAQSYPLFLFALFVLASGITCLQVSANPYVASLGRAETASSRLNLTQAFNSLGTTVAPFFGGLFILSAVSLGAEQIAQLSVAEQAAAKLQEAQAVQIPYLVLAGILFGLAAIFTFLKLPKIESIETDDSCADAVSLKEQPSAWKTPHLMLGALGIFVYVGAEVSIGSFLISFLGEDNIAGLAEAQAANYIAYYWGGAMVGRFIGAALMRFVAANKILTVNAISAVILLIVAITSSGQVAMWAILSVGLCNSIMFPTIFTLAVNRLGKATGQGSGILCLSIAGGALIPLLQGVLADAIGIQMAFVLPVMCYLYIMFYGVKGSRIGLQ is encoded by the coding sequence ATGGCGGTTAGTGGTTCGGCAGACTTGTCACAGTTTAAAGCGCAAAGTGACTCAGGACAGAGTTATAATTTCACATTAGTCGTGTTGACATCGTTATTTTTCATGTGGGGGTTTATTGCCTGTTTGAATGATATATTGATCCCACATTTAAAAAATGTCTTCTCATTGAACTATACCCAAGCAATGTTAATTCAGTTTTGCTTTTTTAGCGCATATTTTATTGTTTCAATGCCAGCCGCTGCCTTGATCAAGAAGGTGGGTTACAAATTTGGTATTGTTTCAGGATTATCTATTGCAGGAATTGGCTGCGTATTATTTTATCCAGCGGCAGGAGCTCAGTCATACCCTTTGTTTTTGTTTGCTTTGTTTGTACTTGCTTCGGGTATTACTTGCCTGCAAGTGTCAGCAAACCCTTATGTTGCTAGCCTTGGTCGTGCCGAAACTGCATCGAGTCGTTTAAATTTAACTCAAGCTTTTAATTCGTTAGGTACAACGGTAGCGCCATTTTTTGGTGGGTTATTTATATTATCTGCTGTTTCTTTAGGTGCGGAACAAATTGCACAACTTTCTGTAGCAGAGCAAGCCGCTGCAAAATTACAAGAAGCACAAGCAGTACAAATACCCTATTTAGTCTTAGCTGGTATTTTATTTGGTCTTGCGGCTATCTTTACTTTCTTAAAATTACCAAAAATAGAATCTATTGAAACGGATGATAGCTGTGCTGATGCGGTTAGCTTGAAGGAACAGCCTTCTGCGTGGAAAACACCACACCTTATGTTGGGCGCTTTAGGGATATTTGTTTATGTAGGAGCCGAAGTTTCTATTGGTAGCTTTTTGATCTCATTTTTAGGTGAAGATAATATTGCGGGTTTAGCTGAAGCACAAGCAGCTAATTATATTGCTTATTATTGGGGAGGGGCTATGGTAGGGCGCTTTATTGGTGCAGCCTTAATGCGTTTTGTTGCTGCTAATAAAATTCTAACTGTCAATGCTATTAGTGCAGTAATTCTTCTTATTGTGGCAATAACATCATCAGGTCAAGTCGCTATGTGGGCAATTTTATCGGTGGGTTTATGTAACTCTATTATGTTTCCTACTATTTTTACCCTAGCGGTAAATAGGTTAGGTAAAGCTACAGGGCAAGGCTCTGGTATTTTATGTTTATCTATTGCTGGTGGCGCTTTAATTCCACTACTTCAAGGTGTATTAGCTGATGCTATTGGTATTCAAATGGCATTTGTTCTTCCTGTTATGTGTTACTTATACATCATGTTTTATGGTGTAAAGGGATCTCGGATTGGTTTGCAATAA
- a CDS encoding glucokinase translates to MNNLNKNGINLVADIGGTNIRLAIASPSDVITDIATYQCAKFANLIDVIRLYIMEKQLEGKTINACLAIACPVDDDYISMTNLPWQFSQKDLKEQLKLNTLTLINDYTAIALAIPYLSDSQKVKIGAGEAVSNKAISVCGPGTGLGVATLVPLDNKWHCISGEGGHVDFAPVDELEVKVFSYIYAYKKRVSYEQLLSGYGLEQIYQALVKITNEGKSNNFVAGDLSAEIISTNAINGDCILCKQALEFFCKVLGSFAGNLALTANSLGGVYIAGGIVPRFIDFIEKSGFRERFETKGRLSSLTQQTPTYVITETQPGLLGAAAYLNQL, encoded by the coding sequence ATGAATAACCTTAATAAAAATGGCATCAACTTGGTTGCTGATATCGGGGGCACAAACATTCGATTAGCCATTGCTTCACCTTCGGATGTCATTACGGATATAGCTACTTATCAATGTGCGAAGTTTGCTAATTTAATTGATGTCATCCGGCTGTATATAATGGAAAAGCAACTTGAGGGTAAAACTATCAATGCTTGTTTAGCCATTGCCTGTCCGGTAGATGATGATTACATTTCCATGACCAATTTACCTTGGCAGTTCTCTCAAAAAGATTTAAAAGAACAATTAAAATTAAATACCTTAACCTTGATAAACGATTACACCGCCATTGCTCTGGCTATTCCTTATCTTAGCGATTCTCAAAAAGTGAAAATAGGGGCTGGTGAGGCGGTTAGTAATAAAGCTATCTCTGTATGCGGTCCTGGAACTGGCTTAGGTGTAGCTACTTTAGTGCCATTAGATAATAAATGGCACTGTATTAGTGGTGAAGGAGGACATGTCGATTTTGCCCCTGTTGATGAGTTGGAAGTAAAAGTTTTTTCTTATATTTATGCTTATAAAAAACGGGTTTCTTATGAACAATTATTATCTGGTTATGGCTTAGAACAGATATATCAAGCGCTTGTTAAGATAACTAATGAAGGCAAAAGTAATAATTTTGTGGCCGGTGACCTTTCGGCTGAAATTATAAGTACTAATGCGATTAATGGTGACTGTATTTTATGCAAACAAGCATTAGAATTTTTTTGTAAAGTATTAGGAAGTTTTGCTGGTAATTTAGCACTAACGGCTAATAGTTTAGGTGGCGTATATATTGCTGGTGGTATTGTGCCTAGGTTTATCGACTTTATTGAAAAGAGTGGCTTTAGAGAACGTTTTGAAACAAAAGGGCGGTTATCCTCATTAACCCAACAAACGCCGACTTATGTGATAACTGAAACTCAACCTGGCCTTTTAGGAGCCGCAGCATATTTGAACCAACTTTAG
- a CDS encoding ATP-binding protein — protein sequence MLTIVKSWLPKRLTGQLILLLLSTLTFSQLFTLFFFLSESDYIAEQIETKQLIRRAAQASNVLATVPEKHHKAMLKAMSVHRVKFYISQSAETDNTASFNEKSFLAERLLLRKMLNKEYGKVYVYQDLASSSRIATLLEYLYQKLKEPTKAGNKKPKRLKLFTTAIELKNKQWLMMSVYSRDPFPLWAKTTLISLLIMSLVLIVIVVFSVKRIIRPLNELADNAKKLGLGESIQPIKEQGPEDVQHAVKAFNQMLLRLNKMVTHRARSLAAMSHDLRTPLTSMRLHAEFISDEVTQDKIIEKLDEMEHITKATISFAKQDSWLEKSRKVDICALIESLCLDLSDIGLNVTCDITDKINYSCRPVALKRAFSNLIENGVKYGKCVHVSIFENNKSINIIIADQGQGIPEAEQQRMFEAFERLDDSRNQKSGGMGLGMTIALTAIQDHGGEIKLKNRVEKGLDVIVKLPLN from the coding sequence ATGTTAACCATTGTTAAATCATGGTTACCTAAAAGGCTCACCGGACAGCTGATTTTATTATTGCTTTCAACACTCACTTTTTCTCAATTATTTACCTTGTTTTTCTTCCTGTCTGAGTCTGATTATATTGCGGAACAAATTGAAACAAAGCAATTAATACGTAGAGCAGCACAAGCGTCAAATGTATTAGCAACCGTGCCTGAGAAACATCATAAAGCGATGTTAAAAGCAATGAGTGTGCACCGGGTTAAATTTTATATCAGTCAATCAGCAGAAACCGATAACACAGCGTCTTTTAATGAAAAGTCATTTTTAGCTGAGCGGCTATTATTAAGGAAAATGCTAAATAAAGAATATGGCAAAGTATATGTATATCAAGACTTAGCCAGTAGTAGTCGCATTGCTACTTTACTTGAATACCTTTATCAAAAACTCAAAGAGCCTACTAAAGCTGGTAATAAAAAACCCAAACGATTAAAACTTTTTACAACAGCTATCGAGTTAAAAAATAAGCAATGGCTGATGATGAGTGTGTATAGCCGAGATCCTTTTCCTCTTTGGGCGAAAACAACACTGATATCACTGTTAATAATGTCCTTAGTGTTAATTGTTATCGTAGTATTTTCTGTTAAGCGAATTATTAGGCCATTAAATGAGTTGGCCGATAATGCAAAAAAACTTGGCTTAGGGGAAAGTATTCAACCGATAAAGGAGCAAGGTCCTGAAGATGTTCAACACGCGGTAAAAGCTTTTAATCAAATGCTGTTACGCTTAAATAAAATGGTGACACATAGAGCGAGATCCTTAGCTGCTATGTCTCATGATTTAAGAACCCCCTTAACGTCTATGCGCTTGCATGCAGAATTTATTAGCGATGAAGTTACTCAAGATAAAATTATTGAAAAACTTGATGAAATGGAGCACATCACTAAGGCAACGATTTCGTTTGCTAAACAAGACTCATGGCTTGAAAAATCACGTAAGGTGGATATATGCGCTCTAATAGAGAGTTTATGCTTAGATCTATCTGATATTGGTTTAAATGTGACTTGTGATATCACTGATAAAATTAATTACTCTTGTCGGCCCGTTGCGCTAAAACGAGCTTTTAGTAACTTAATTGAAAACGGTGTTAAGTACGGGAAATGTGTACATGTATCGATTTTTGAAAACAATAAATCTATCAATATAATCATTGCCGATCAAGGGCAGGGGATCCCTGAAGCTGAACAACAGCGTATGTTTGAAGCATTTGAACGTTTGGATGACTCTAGAAACCAAAAGTCTGGTGGCATGGGATTAGGTATGACTATCGCCTTAACAGCAATACAAGATCATGGCGGTGAAATTAAGCTGAAAAATAGAGTAGAAAAAGGTTTAGACGTGATTGTTAAGCTGCCGCTGAATTAA
- a CDS encoding lipase family protein: MYDKYFTSEDDATNASHLLSKELPTYRKAYSDRTAWIMSVMSELAYIKFNSLFPESGSTDFIKEHFIKKVNSLVGEEKSKIVTTLINKINYNPTVEKAKLESNLDEFQFKLLKTFDDKGTQAILVDAGTYIILSFRGTEADSLSDIKADAKANLAKCSVSEGQIHTGFRDSFNYIRRDVEEEINKEEYSNKPLFITGHSLGGALATVATKFLTHKGGIAACYTFGSPRVGNDDWVNNIKSPIHRIVNAADSVTMLPPGDVPISALSFCLRFIPSIGEPASKYLSEKFGRYMHAGNMRYLTNCKPGDFNDVRVLYSVSFTYRIKALIVKSLPFGKLLSDHSISNYSKKLMIIAINRNK; the protein is encoded by the coding sequence ATGTATGATAAATACTTTACATCTGAAGATGATGCTACAAATGCAAGTCACCTATTATCAAAAGAGTTACCCACATATCGGAAAGCCTACAGTGACCGTACTGCTTGGATAATGTCAGTAATGTCTGAGTTAGCTTATATAAAATTCAATTCGTTATTCCCCGAAAGTGGTTCAACTGACTTTATAAAAGAGCATTTCATTAAAAAAGTTAACTCTCTCGTCGGTGAAGAAAAATCGAAAATAGTTACAACATTAATTAATAAAATTAATTATAACCCTACAGTAGAAAAAGCAAAACTAGAGAGCAACTTAGACGAATTTCAATTCAAACTTTTAAAAACTTTTGATGATAAAGGAACTCAAGCCATTCTTGTTGATGCTGGCACGTATATCATTTTGAGCTTTAGGGGAACTGAAGCTGATAGTCTAAGTGATATTAAAGCAGATGCTAAAGCTAATCTAGCCAAGTGCTCAGTATCTGAAGGTCAAATTCATACAGGGTTTAGAGATTCATTCAACTATATTCGTCGTGATGTTGAAGAAGAAATCAATAAAGAGGAATACTCAAACAAACCATTATTTATTACTGGCCATAGTTTAGGTGGCGCGCTAGCAACAGTCGCGACTAAATTTTTAACGCACAAAGGGGGGATTGCTGCATGTTACACTTTTGGCTCACCTCGTGTAGGCAATGATGACTGGGTTAATAACATTAAGTCACCAATTCATCGAATAGTAAACGCGGCTGATTCTGTCACAATGTTGCCTCCGGGTGATGTACCCATTTCAGCCCTTAGTTTTTGTCTTAGGTTTATTCCTAGTATTGGTGAGCCAGCTTCAAAGTACCTATCTGAAAAATTTGGCAGATACATGCATGCTGGGAATATGCGATATCTAACGAACTGTAAACCAGGGGACTTTAATGATGTTAGAGTACTATATTCCGTGAGTTTTACTTATCGAATAAAAGCGCTAATTGTTAAGTCACTACCATTTGGTAAATTACTTTCTGACCATTCGATTAGTAACTACAGTAAGAAACTGATGATCATTGCTATTAATCGCAACAAATAA